The window GTGTTTAATAGTCAAGGGGGAAAATCTTCTGCCAATCCTCAGTTTAAGATTGCTACGGGTTCTAAGATAACGAGTAGCCCGAATCTGCGTCCGGATGTGGGTGGCTTGACCAGAGGACTGCTCCCTGCCAATGACAATCTGCCCCTATTAGAGAGGTTCAATTCCAACCAAACCTCTCGGTCATTCCCTCCACCGCCTCCAGCCGGAGCGATCGCCGTTAATCCGGGTGTAACAGGGACACCGTTTCAAAATCAAGTCGGAGCCACTCCGTCTATGTCAGCTTTTGGCCAAACAACCCAGGCAACTGCTCCGGCTTCAGGTCAGGGAAGTTTGACAAGCGAAACAGCGACTAGGAATTTCAACGCTTTCGTCCAACGTCAAGAAGATTGGAAAAAGCGCCATCAAGTGAGTGGCGAACTGCAAGAACTGCCCCTAACCGTTGGCAAGTATCCCGAAAAAGCTCGTGCTGCCGGAGTAGACCGTGGCAGCCTTCAGGTTAATTGGATGGTCGATAAAAACGGCAACATCATCGCCGACAGCCTGGAGATCATTGGGAGTTCTGGAGATGGAGTTTTTGACGAGGAAGCGCTCGCCGCCGTTAGAAAGCTTTCCATTCCAGCCACAGGTCAAGACAAGGCTTACACGGTTCGGGTTATATTTTATGACGATAGCGCAGTTCCTGGGAGTGTAACAGGTTCACCCAACTCAACGGATGGGAAAAATTCAGCCGATCGCCAAAACTTACCGCAGCGACTCACCCCAACCGATCGCCAAAACTCACCGCAGCGACTTAGCCCAGCAGAGCAATTAACTCCTCCTGAACAGCGAAACTCACCGGAGTGGTCTACCCCCAGTGAGCGAAAAATCCCATCAGTTCGCCCTAATTCTTCAGAACAGCCCAATCCAACGGAAGGGAAAAACCCAACTGAGCAACCCAATTCCTCACAACAACCCAACCCAACGGAGGAGAAAAAACCAACACAGCCGTTAACTCCTCCAAAAGGAGAAAACTCAACAGAACGTTCCACTCCAACGGAGCAAATTTCTCCTCCCAAACGGGAAAACTCAACAGAACGCTCCACCCCAACGGAGCAAATTTCTCCTCCCAAACGGGAAAACTCAACAGAACGTTCCACCCCAACGGAGCAAATTTCTCCTCCCAAACGGGAAAACTCAACAGAACGTTCCACCCCAACGGAGCGAATCTCTCCTCCCAAACGGGAAAACTCAACAGAACGTTCCACCCCAACGGAGCGAATCTCTCCTCCCAAACGGGAAAACTCAACGGAACCGCGCAGCTCATCGGAATCACAAAATTCTGAAAAGCCTCAAAAATTACCACAACCGCAAAGTTCCGAAAAGCCTCAACGATTGCCGCAACTGCCCAATTCAGTCAAACCTTAAAACAGGGAAATCTTTGCTTGAGCGGAATCGATCACTTGTCCCCGGCGTGGGTGCTAACCCATCCCTCCCCATTGCGGGGAGGGATCAAGATTTCTTTCGCTCAGATTAGAGAGATTGAGCCGGAGTTTATACTAGGCGGGACATTTGACTTTTGTAAGAACTCTAATGATTAGCCTGCTCTCAATGCATCTCACAAAGTATCAATTGAGAGATGGGTTTTTGGGTTGAATCTCTAACTCTTGATAGCCAGTACTTTCATCCATGGTTCTAAGAAAGACGAAATCTTCGCTGGTGCCGATGACGATTTCAGCCGTTGTATAGATTATGCAACCCTCTAGCAAATGTCCACCGAGGGTTTTACCCTGTCTATTCGATAGAGAAATATGTATATGAATTCCGTGGGTGGAAAGAGTACCGACTAAGGAGACAATCTCGAATTGTTGCTTGAAAACTTGAGAGTAATTCTGGCTGGCAAAACGTAGCGTTGCCTGTTTGAGGCTGCCAACACCGGTAAGGATAAAACCAGCTTGAATATTATTCTGTTGGACGAAATGTATTAGGCTTTGTCTTAGATCTTCATCAGGTTTTAAGCGAATCGCGAAAATATTCATTTTGGGGATTTGGAACCGCAGATAAACACTAAGACAAAAATTATAAAACCCCCCTGGAGTGAAATGGCTCTAGGGGGAAATCCATCATTAATTTTGGTTATTTACCGCTGTAATAAAAAGCGATTTCTTTGTCTTTTAAAGGGGCAAATTGGGCATTGCTAAGCATTTGATTTAGTTCCTCCTGAGGAATATGTTTCGCCCCAATTCGCACAATTCTAGAACGCATTGTATTCGATACGCCGCTGCGCTGCCGTCCAGCTTCCAAACCCATGACTTTGTGATAAAGTTCTAGTTTTTCGGCTGGAATCGGAGAACCATCAAAGTCAATTCCGTTTGCGATCGCTTCATCAATCGCATCCGCACCTAAGGTTGAGGACGTCGGTATGTTTGTTTCGGTAGACATTGCCGCCTGGGATCATGATGTACAAAAGTATTTTAGGAGGAAAACGCTCAAGATTCTGATTAGGCTGCCTTAAGCTCCGCCAAAAGATAGATTTACAGCGTCAAACCTGTGGACTTAGCTCCTAACCGAACTCCTCGGTATGTATACTTTAAATGTAGAAAACATTCAACCCACAATGACACACGTCCTACTCGTCGATGATGAAGAGGCATTGCGGGCTAGTCTCAGCTACGCGTTAATTAAAGACGGTTATCAGGTAACAACAGCCGCAGATGGGCAAAGTGCCCTCAAATTGTTTCACAAACAAGTACCGGATGTAATCATTTTAGATTTGATGCTACCGGGAATCGATGGCATGGAACTGTGCTGGCGCATCCGTGCCTTCTCGAAAGTGCCGATATTAATGCTAACGGCTAAAGACCAGCCCATTGACAAAGTTTGGGGATTAGAAGCGGGTGCAGATGACTATATCACCAAACCTTTTAACACACGTGAACTTCTAGCACGGATTAAAGCGGTCTTACGGAGTCGTGCGGCTGGTCAAAACTCTTAAATAAGCAACCAGGGATAAGTGGAGAATCGGGAGGAAAGGTGAGTTGTTTTGCCACCTCACAAAAGTACTGAAGACATTTTAGAAATAATTTCCCCCTTTCCCCTGATGAGGAACAAACTCTAATGGATTGGTCACCCATTCGCATTCGATGGAATTCAATCTACCGAAAATTGTTAGTCACCTATGTGGCGCTCACAGCACTAGGAACATCCATCCTAGCCATCTATATCCTGTGGTCTTTCTACGGCTATTTTATGAAGTCCAGGCAGGCCGATTTAGATGCCTGGAGTGCGGCGCTAGGCGAGAGTATTGCTGATGCATTGGAGGAAAAAGATCTGGATCGAGCCAAACTGACGGTTCAGCGCTATGGTGCACGAGAATCTGTAACACTGCGGCTCTTTGGGGCTGATGGTCACTTGCTTTCCACGTCTGCCCCAGAGATAGATCGGCAAGTCAGCGACTGGTATGCGGTTGCGGGCGTGAAAGAAGCGCTTCAAAATAAATTCACCCACGGCGTAGCCAAAGGTATTTTATCTAATGATGACCGATTGTTCGTTGCCAAACCGATCGTTCGCAATGGCCAAATGCTCGGTGTTTTACGCATGTCAATCACCTTAGACCAGTTCCAGCGTCAGTTTCGCAGCGTGATTTTTACCATTCTGGGAACGCTAGTGTTCACGGTTTTGCTCTGTGCAGTGATTAGCGAACGGTTGGCCCGTAACATGGCAAGGCCAATCAAGGCCATGTCTAGCTTTGCGCTCCAGATCGGTCAAGGTCATCTTGATGGAAATTTGAGCATCCACCAAGATGATGAAATTGGTCAACTTGCCACAGAGTTGAACCGAATGAGCCAACGTTTGGCATCACTCGAAAAAGAGCGACGAGCCTTCCTGGCTAACGTGTCTCACGAACTGCGTACTCCTGTGAGTAACGTTTTGGTTACGGTGGAGGCACTGGCAAACGGAGCGATTGAGGAACCCGAACTGCGCGATCGCTTTCTCCATACGGCTCAGGACGAGATCTCTCGCCTATCACGGCTGATTCAAGACCTCCTGGATTTAGGTCGGCTCGAAGCGGGTGTTACCCTCCTCGAAGAACAGCCCCTCCGCCTGCAAGACCTCATTGATCGCGCTGTCAGAGCGGTGGAGTCGCGAATGCGTTCCCAAAGTGTAGGCATCGACGTTGAGATTCCTAGTGTTCAGCTTTATGGCGATCCAGAACGGCTCCTGCAAGCGTTTCTCAACATCTTGGACAACGCTATTAAACACTCAATCCCGAACTCTACAGTTTTTATTGTTGGCAAGATCGAGAGTGGTCAGATTGGTGTGCAAATCCGAGATCAAGGGCCAGGGATTAGCCAGAGCGATCTGCCCCATATTTTTGAACAGTTTTACACTGTGGATCGGTCGCGTCAAGGCAGCGGAACGGGTTTGGGTTTAGCGATCGCACGGCGTATTGTGGAAGCTCATGGGGGATCGATCGTCGCTAGCAGCAAAGGTGAAGGGAAAGGGGCTATCTTTACAATTCACTTACCCATCGATAAACTTTTGTAAAAAATATTAATAATTTATAATTTTGATTTTGAGGAAAAATTTGATGTCAGCCAGTTCTTGCCTCTCTCTAGCCAGAAAGCTTACAACCTTACTAGGTCTTGCCAGTCTGAGTACTTTGATCAGTTTTCCGGCTACAGCTCAAATCACCATCAATTCAGGAGAAATCAATAAGTTAGCTACCAATTCCAACCCAACCCAGCAGGTTCCCTTAAGGGCCACATCTGGCATCAACCTTCTAGCTCAAGCTGGTGTGAGAAGTATTGCTGACGAGTTAGTTACAGCTAACGATGCCTTCTCTACCCTCAGCACGGCTATTAGAGCAGCCGGACTCACGGAAGCACTGGCTGGGAGAGGCCCGTTTACCATCTTCGCCCCTACAGACGAAGCCTTCAACGCACTGCCTCAAGGCACTGTACCAACGCTCCTAAGACCGGAGAACAGATCCAAATTAACCCGAATTTTGACTTATCATGTCGTGCCTGGAAACATCACCACCTTTGATTTGGCTCCCGGTCGAACTTTAAGGTTGAGAACTCTGGCCGGTCAATCCTTAACAGTACGGGTTTCTGGTGCTAGCGAGGTCTTCGTCAATGGGGTAAAAGTCATCATGGCAGATATCCCGGCTAGGAATGGCACCATTCATGGCATTGGTGCTGTGCTGATGCCGTAGGCAGTGACAAGTGACTGTTATCAGTTACTAGTTCCAGTTTTTTCTGGCTGATCTAGGGGGAGTAAAAATCCCCCTTGAATACACCCTGATAAGTGATAACTGGTAACTAACGACGGGTCACTGATAACTGGAGATTTAATTCCCTAGGGCAATTGACTTAACCAAAAGCTGACATCTACGGCTAGTTTTTCACCCAACTGGAGCAGGTGGCGGAGCTGGATCGTGTTGCAATCCGTGTTCGTCGTTAAATGAGCCACCGCACTCTCACCGTGAAGCTCGGAAGTCAACTGGACTTGCATCGCTTGTTGGAACAGGGGTTCAATGCGAGGCTGCAAACAGTTGAAGTAGAGTTCCTGACATTGAGCGAGTGAAAGTCCCAGATTGAGCTGATTCCCCACCTCAATCAAACGGCGAATAAACTCAATATCGGCGGAAAGGGTGGGCACATTGGTATCATGCAGCAGTTGCCACAGCGATCGCAAAATCAACTTCTCCAAGGTGGGTTTCCCCTCTGGGATTTTTAGCTGACAACGCATGTGGTTGGCTTCTGTTGCGATCGCTTCCAATTCAGCCAAATGACTCCATACCCTTTGGGGATCGCTCATGGCAGAGTCCAGCGCCCCGATCTCGGTCAGCGCTCGGTTCGATAAGGCAATCTCGGCAGCAACTTGTAACTCTTGCGGTACCGGCAACTCATCTCGATGGAAGGCCATCAACACCCCATAGTTGTCCCGATAAACCTGAGTGTAGAGCTGATCTAATCGTGTTAAGGTTTCCTGACTCAACAGTCCCATAATCCGATGACGCTCTTCCGCAAACAGACTCTGCAAGCTAAAAGACTCAGCCCCAAACATCTGATGCATTGCCAGAATGGCATGAGCCGCACTCGCCTGTTTCAGGGAGTCGAACACCTTATCCTTGAGTTTGCTGTAAGCCCGACGCCCCGCAAACGGTTGTATGCAGCAGTGGAAATCCCAGCCCCCCAAGTGCAACACGGCAAACACCAGATGAGCGCTCTCCCAAGTAATCTCTGAAACGAGCCGCAGTTGACCCACCGCCAAAGTTAGCGATCCCATGCGTTGGATCTGGTAGTCTAGCTGCTGGGCGTCATAGCAGTAAACCCGTTGTTGTCGGGCATAACTGGTAAACAGAGAAGTGATCGCATAGTGGGCGGCAACTTGCTTAAAGGTGATTTGGGACGAGATCACCAGATGCCGATAAACCGCTGCCCCATTTTTGAAAAAGTCAACATTACTGGGAGCGAGGGCAAGACGCTTAACAAAGCATTTTTCCAACTGCACGCCCGCCACATCTCCGGCTAATTCCAAGGCACGAGCGGCATAGCGCAGAATCTGGACACCTTCAGGACGGGAGATTTCCTCAAAAAACCAACCACAACTGGTGTACATCAGCAACGAGTGACGCTGCATTTCCAACAAGCGGAGGGCGTCAATTTGTTCGGATGCCGTCAGTTTGCGACTGCGGTGACGCCCCAGAAAGTTCTCCACATTCTCTGGGGAGCGATCGCGAATTACTTGGATATACTCATCCCGTGCTGCCCAGGGATCGCGGAAGAATTGGTGACCCGCCTCTTCATAAACCTTCACTAACTTATCCCGTAACCAATCCAGGGCATCCCGTAAGGGACGTCGCCATTTTTGGTTCCAGACTCCACCGCCACCACAACCACAGTCATCCTGCCAGCGGTTCACGCCGTGTGAGCAACTCCAAGCCGTCACGGGCTTCAAAACGACTTCCCAAGTCGGCGGATTAATGCTGAGATAGTGGGCAAAGTTCGTTACCGTCCAACCTCGGTTAGGAAGCTCTTGGGTAAAGGTATAGGCGAGACATTTTTCCGTACCGCCTTTGTGATGCCCGAAGGTTTCTCCATCGGTGGCGACGGAAATAAGCTGTGCTGGTCGATGATCCCCGCGCACAGCTTGACCAACGCGCCCTGCGAAGTTATGGGCATCGCTGAGCACATCATTAAATCCCATATCTCGCGAGATCGGGCCGTCATAGAAAAAGATATCGATGTATCGCCCATCTGCCAGGAAACAGCGGTAAGGGCGAGTGGGATCGATCTGAGAACCACCAACTTCATGCCATTGGGTAACGGGTTGGTGATCACTGGGGATCGCTCGACAGCGCTCGGCTTGAGAGGGAGCGAGGACGATAAATTGAATCCCCTCGTCCACCAGTACCTCTAGGGAGGGATAATCGACAGCGGTTTCCGCCAGCCACATGCCTTCGGGATCGCGGTTGAAGCGAGAGCGGAAATCTTCTTTGCCCCAGCGGATTTGGGTGTATTTGTCCCGTTCGTTGGCGAGGGGCAAAATGATATGGTTGTAAGCTTGTGCGATCGCATTGCCGTGTCCATTGAGACGCTTACAACTGTTGCGATCCGCTTCCAGAATCCGCTGATAGACCTCAACATCGTAACGTTCGAGCCACGACATCAGCGTTGGGCC of the Allocoleopsis franciscana PCC 7113 genome contains:
- a CDS encoding small RNA NsiR4-regulated ssr1528 family protein produces the protein MSTETNIPTSSTLGADAIDEAIANGIDFDGSPIPAEKLELYHKVMGLEAGRQRSGVSNTMRSRIVRIGAKHIPQEELNQMLSNAQFAPLKDKEIAFYYSGK
- a CDS encoding DUF3536 domain-containing protein is translated as MTSAAEIPASQADAMVSIADLQVDAGIASDPLRTATGVYVTVHGHFYQPPRENPYLDTIERQPSAAPFHDWNERIHHECYRPNAFARVLNERGEVIGIVNNYEYLSFNIGPTLMSWLERYDVEVYQRILEADRNSCKRLNGHGNAIAQAYNHIILPLANERDKYTQIRWGKEDFRSRFNRDPEGMWLAETAVDYPSLEVLVDEGIQFIVLAPSQAERCRAIPSDHQPVTQWHEVGGSQIDPTRPYRCFLADGRYIDIFFYDGPISRDMGFNDVLSDAHNFAGRVGQAVRGDHRPAQLISVATDGETFGHHKGGTEKCLAYTFTQELPNRGWTVTNFAHYLSINPPTWEVVLKPVTAWSCSHGVNRWQDDCGCGGGGVWNQKWRRPLRDALDWLRDKLVKVYEEAGHQFFRDPWAARDEYIQVIRDRSPENVENFLGRHRSRKLTASEQIDALRLLEMQRHSLLMYTSCGWFFEEISRPEGVQILRYAARALELAGDVAGVQLEKCFVKRLALAPSNVDFFKNGAAVYRHLVISSQITFKQVAAHYAITSLFTSYARQQRVYCYDAQQLDYQIQRMGSLTLAVGQLRLVSEITWESAHLVFAVLHLGGWDFHCCIQPFAGRRAYSKLKDKVFDSLKQASAAHAILAMHQMFGAESFSLQSLFAEERHRIMGLLSQETLTRLDQLYTQVYRDNYGVLMAFHRDELPVPQELQVAAEIALSNRALTEIGALDSAMSDPQRVWSHLAELEAIATEANHMRCQLKIPEGKPTLEKLILRSLWQLLHDTNVPTLSADIEFIRRLIEVGNQLNLGLSLAQCQELYFNCLQPRIEPLFQQAMQVQLTSELHGESAVAHLTTNTDCNTIQLRHLLQLGEKLAVDVSFWLSQLP
- a CDS encoding energy transducer TonB gives rise to the protein MSYASSSKSFPDFLKTLPHKLSQPTAIAVIASVGIHAALGFSLPYFSTSSQEKPKPIRNVQLLELKPEELSRVPPSPLPLDPLSPSLNQQLTPLSPSGSSTFPSLPSFSSNTPSLGDLPSFDPLPSLGGSGNVPGRATNLGKLARNSPVRTQIKRNPGEPPLPSEVFNSQGGKSSANPQFKIATGSKITSSPNLRPDVGGLTRGLLPANDNLPLLERFNSNQTSRSFPPPPPAGAIAVNPGVTGTPFQNQVGATPSMSAFGQTTQATAPASGQGSLTSETATRNFNAFVQRQEDWKKRHQVSGELQELPLTVGKYPEKARAAGVDRGSLQVNWMVDKNGNIIADSLEIIGSSGDGVFDEEALAAVRKLSIPATGQDKAYTVRVIFYDDSAVPGSVTGSPNSTDGKNSADRQNLPQRLTPTDRQNSPQRLSPAEQLTPPEQRNSPEWSTPSERKIPSVRPNSSEQPNPTEGKNPTEQPNSSQQPNPTEEKKPTQPLTPPKGENSTERSTPTEQISPPKRENSTERSTPTEQISPPKRENSTERSTPTEQISPPKRENSTERSTPTERISPPKRENSTERSTPTERISPPKRENSTEPRSSSESQNSEKPQKLPQPQSSEKPQRLPQLPNSVKP
- a CDS encoding ATP-binding protein, with the protein product MDWSPIRIRWNSIYRKLLVTYVALTALGTSILAIYILWSFYGYFMKSRQADLDAWSAALGESIADALEEKDLDRAKLTVQRYGARESVTLRLFGADGHLLSTSAPEIDRQVSDWYAVAGVKEALQNKFTHGVAKGILSNDDRLFVAKPIVRNGQMLGVLRMSITLDQFQRQFRSVIFTILGTLVFTVLLCAVISERLARNMARPIKAMSSFALQIGQGHLDGNLSIHQDDEIGQLATELNRMSQRLASLEKERRAFLANVSHELRTPVSNVLVTVEALANGAIEEPELRDRFLHTAQDEISRLSRLIQDLLDLGRLEAGVTLLEEQPLRLQDLIDRAVRAVESRMRSQSVGIDVEIPSVQLYGDPERLLQAFLNILDNAIKHSIPNSTVFIVGKIESGQIGVQIRDQGPGISQSDLPHIFEQFYTVDRSRQGSGTGLGLAIARRIVEAHGGSIVASSKGEGKGAIFTIHLPIDKLL
- a CDS encoding fasciclin domain-containing protein produces the protein MSASSCLSLARKLTTLLGLASLSTLISFPATAQITINSGEINKLATNSNPTQQVPLRATSGINLLAQAGVRSIADELVTANDAFSTLSTAIRAAGLTEALAGRGPFTIFAPTDEAFNALPQGTVPTLLRPENRSKLTRILTYHVVPGNITTFDLAPGRTLRLRTLAGQSLTVRVSGASEVFVNGVKVIMADIPARNGTIHGIGAVLMP
- a CDS encoding PPC domain-containing DNA-binding protein, which produces MNIFAIRLKPDEDLRQSLIHFVQQNNIQAGFILTGVGSLKQATLRFASQNYSQVFKQQFEIVSLVGTLSTHGIHIHISLSNRQGKTLGGHLLEGCIIYTTAEIVIGTSEDFVFLRTMDESTGYQELEIQPKNPSLN
- a CDS encoding response regulator transcription factor, producing MTHVLLVDDEEALRASLSYALIKDGYQVTTAADGQSALKLFHKQVPDVIILDLMLPGIDGMELCWRIRAFSKVPILMLTAKDQPIDKVWGLEAGADDYITKPFNTRELLARIKAVLRSRAAGQNS